Genomic DNA from Elgaria multicarinata webbii isolate HBS135686 ecotype San Diego chromosome 2, rElgMul1.1.pri, whole genome shotgun sequence:
ACATAAGGGGTAATAAATAGAAAAACTGAATTCATTTGCAACTCTCTCCTTTTTGTTGGCTCATGGGCCTTTTAATTGtcaaaaaacacaaaactaatTATGCTTATATCTACAGAATACAGTCCTATAATTCCAGTGGGCAGCCttttataatttaaaatacagttgggcgctttaaaaaaatgaaacgcTTTTACAAACTATTGTGTTTTTAACACTGTAATAACCGAACTGTTGGCTGTGGACTTCCTTATCTTCGTTCCCCAGTAATTACAGATATTGTTCAGTTAGTGTTTTGTTCATTTAATCATATTGCATATTTCCCCTTAATTATGTGGAATTCCTACAGATTGTGAATACTGTCTCtgcaaatataataaaatggTACCATTGGTTTTGATGAATAAACTGCTCATTAAAAACAGATTTTTCACTTTCTAAAAGTTAATTAATACCTTTCAGTACTGTACAATTTTAATACATGTGAAGTTGGCTTTTGTAATATAATCTGATTATTTTGGCACATGCTTTTTGTGCTGTCTTTTAACATGTTTATTACTATCAGTGCCTTTTGAGGCCTTATTTTTCAATTGATGTGAGGAAATGAAGAAAATGtggtttgttttaaaagagaaaaaaaaaccccacattttggggtgtgtgtatttTACGGTGACCACAccaaaagaaggacagggctcctgtatctttaatggttgtatataaaagggcatttcagcaggtgtcatttctatgcatgcagcacccggtgaaattccctcttcatcacaacagttaaagctgcagggctcTGCCTAGCATTAACAGATACATGACCACCCTCTTTGCGCTAGCAGTAAACTCAACATTTGAAATGGATCTTCGGTGTTCCCTGAGGGAATAACATCTAATTTGGAACAGAAAgccatactactactacttagcTTTACACATtgaaattcatttcagtgaaCATGAAGGtcctttaaaagagagagagacacagagagagagagagagagagagagactgggttcCTTGGGATTTCCCCAAAATTTGTAGGTTATGTGAAAGAGCTCTAAGGACCCTCAGATTGCTGACCCTTGCTTTAAAGGATGGTTCCTATTCCAGATGCTTAATGGGAATAGATTTTACaacttttttgggtgggtgggtgtcatttGCCCTCTTGGGCAGACAATTGCGAGACTGGACAAGACAGATGTCACTTGATAGCCTTTTTGACTGGTATAAATAAGACCATTATGAACAGAGCCTGCAATTTGTAAACCAGATGTCAAAGCTGTAAAGACCAACCAAATGCAACATATTGAAGACTCCCCCTCCTGGATAGTTAACATCCCATTGTCCAATGAGAAGTTCTCCATTTCCTCTCTACTCAGATGGCAAACGAAAGCCAAGAAACAAAGTATTTACATCTGTAAAAAGTCCTAACATCTGAGATGCTTCTTGCTTGACATGTCATTCCAAATCCTGTGCATTTCCTCGGGTGATATCTGATGCACCGTGATAACACGCCGATATCTACACAGGCTGTATGCCATCTTCCAGTGATTAAAGCCACTGTTTTGGAAAGGGTGGATGCCAAGCTTCCTCAGACACAGTCCCACATACACATCCTCCAGATGAAGAAGTCTAGTATGGAGGGAGGTTTTGTAAATCATCTCGGCTACATCAGCTGAAAAAATGTAGCCTGTACCTGAGCAAAATGGTGGATAGTTGCTATCGGGATACAAGTCCCTAGGCATATACCATTTGCTACGCACATCCCTTATTGGGCCTCCGTTGATCACGTAGCCAGTAAAGTACCTCCGTCTTGGCTTGGTGTTGGGTTTCAGCAATTTGTAAATAAGGTTGTCCATATTTACAAAAATGTCGCTGTCTGTTTTCATGATGTACTTGGCTTTTGAGCAAAAGGTGGCCACCCACCTCATTCCCATCAATGTTTTGAGAGTCAGGTTGTGATAGGAGTCAATGAAATCCTCCACGATAATGTCATGGAAAATCTGACTTTCTTGCTCCACCATCTGGTTTAACACGGGGTCTGTGTTCTTCCCCAGAAGAAAGAGCGTGGAAATCTTGATGCCTTTGAAGTTGTTCTCATCCCCCCACGTCTCTCGAATGGCTTGTCTGGCGTCGAAATCCTTGTGGGTTGTGCTGATGAGAATGACCAGAAAGGGGGCGTTCTTCTCGCACTTCTCCGGTTCATTTATGAGGAAATCGAAGGAATGAGGATTTATTGGTCGAGTCCTTATATTGCCAAAGGAGACGTTTTTTCTAGCCAGGGAGATGCTGTCGTAAGTCTTGTGGACTGTGTAGGACGAAGTGGGACGTGTGATACTTAGGTACCAAAGTGCACTTGCCCAACAAACAACTGTCAGGACATACAAACAAGAGACTTTTGAAGCCATTGTTCCTGGAGCAGTTCTATTCAGCAGAATGAACAATTAGCCCTCTTACCATTACCATCTCTGGGTCCTGCAGAGGCAGCATGTTAAATTTTCAAACCTTAAAGTTCGACATGGAAAAGCGACTTGGTGCTTGTTCATGGAGCTAAGTGAGAAGGTTTTAAGCCCGAACCGAGTGCCTTCTCCTGTGTGGTAGCAGCCTCCATTTCTTTAATGACATGTTATTTCTGAAAAACAAGAgcagaaaatgatttttttttaaaaaaagattttttgatGGTGCTGCTGTATTTTGATGTTAGGATAACCTAGCTGCAAATATTATATGAAATGGTAAGTTTTGACAATGAAAGATGTTACTCTTTTGTTCAGAATGAAGTTAATGGTAACTGCATATTAATAAGTTTGGACTTGACTTGCAGGAAGCAAAGTCATTAGCTTAATCAGGAAAGGCAGTGAGGGTTCCTTGGCTCACAATCAAGTCACAGCTAGTCCAGGCCATGGTAGATAGATAcagggtgtggagaaggtggatagggagacatttttctcaaaatactagaaactggggtcatcccatgaagctgattggtgggagattcaagacaaataaaaggaaggacttcttcacacagcgcatagttaaactatggaattcactatcacaagatgtagtgatggccaccaatttggatggctttaaaagggggttggataatttcctggaggagaaggcgatcaatggccactagtcctgatgcctctgtgctacctccagtatgcaaggcagtaagccaatatgcaccagttgctggggaacatgggtgggagggtgctgccttcaacaatatttatttaattatttttaaatatttatagggCGCCTTTCAGATCAGGAGCTCTCCCAATGCAGCatacaacattaaaatgcatataataaaattcataataaaaagcGATGCAATAATAAAAGCAGGAAAAATACCACATATCAGCATAAGATAGAACCTGCAACACAACTTCACCCATAACCcagtctgataaaacataatcaggggaaggccagagaaGTAAggaccttcttaaaagcctgaagTGATGGGGtgtggtggacctctgatggcaacttattcTGGAAGACTGGGGCCACCGCAGAAAAGGCCTTCACTCATGTGCCCACCCACCTAACTACCCTCAaagatgggcaaatgagaagggagctcacttgctgatcttaaagtgtggaaAGGCTGAAATGGGTGGACGTAATGTGGTCCCAAAACAaccaaggctttaaaggtcaaaaccaggactttaaattgggcttggaaatatacTTGTGAccagtataggcattatgtgcTTGGATTGCCTCACCCCCACCACAGTTGGGTGGCCACATTTTCTACCAGCTGATATTTCTttactgtcttcaaaggcagccccacatatagtgCATTACTgtagcagaagtctctccatttttaacaggaaactgtaaagtagccatcaaattgcaggcaaaatgtcataatgtcatgtatgcgaaaatatctccttgtgtgcatccttgcatctgtcttatctaatataaacaagagctccgtttgtgttgtgttttaacctgttgggtgttttactgtggttttaatttttgtgaaccgcccagagagcttcggctattgggcggtataaaaatgtaataaataaataaataaataaataaatagatgtttaaaagcatgggggacaaaatgggcTAATGATCATGGGGTAGACAAGTCACCTAGAACCACCTTCTGAGACCACTCCTTCGTGAAGGACCAGAACCACTTACACACTGTGCCTCCTAAACCCAGCCCAGATAAATgatccagaaggacaccatggtcaaTAATATTGGAAGCCTCTGAGAGTTCCAGAAGAGGTCCAACAGGTTGCGTTCCTCACATCTATTCCTTCGTGTAAGTAATCagtcagggtgaccaaggctgtacCCTTCCTACGACTAGGACTAAAATGTCATTAAAATGGCTCTAAATAATATAACTCAATACTGCTTTGAATTGTGAGTCCAGCATCTTGCCCAAGAATTGCAATTTTGACACAGGGTGGTAGTTAGCCAAAACCATAGGATCAAAAATTTTATTTCTTCAACAAGGACCTCAGCACTGCTTTtttcaaagctgcaggagtctcACCATCCCTAAAGGTTGCTTTGTCCACCTCAGAGGTCCGGTTACCCAGCCAAGTTCTGGTAGATTTCACAAACCAGCATGGACAAGGATCCAAAGAGCAAGTAGTAGACCTCAGTCCTCCAAGCAGTTTGCCCACATCCTTAGGTTGCACAAGCCAAAAGATATCCATAACATGACTAGATAGTGCACTAGCCCCATCCATCTCAAGATTCCGTCAGAACAATGGCATCCAATTCGGCATGAATACGAGCAACTTTAATCTGCAAAATGTTTAGCAAATTGCTCACAGCGGGCATTTGAGGGTTTGAGTTGTTGTATTCCAAAGCCTACACTCAAGAGGCCATTAACCACTCAAAAGAGCTCTGCTTGCAGACCTTGAGCAGATGCAATGGtggtagagatttttttttttttgctgccatcaTCACCACAGAATAAGATTGCAAATGGATGTTTACCTGTGTTCCATTGTATTCATTACAAGTCTTCCACCATTTGCACTCTAACATTCAACAGTCATTTCATCATCCTCAGTTTCTTGGAACACCAAGGAACTGACATGGTTCTATGACTAGGTCAAAGATGTTTGGAAGCAAGTGTTACGGGTTCGCAGAGCCTACTTTTTCTCTCTATCTGTTAATCCCTGCATcacaggaatataatttaaaagcgcGCGAGGATCCGCAATTATCACAGACTTTTCGAGAACAAAATTTACGTGGGCAGGAACATCCAACCAAAAGGAAGCCAGCCCAGGGCATGCCCCCATCATATGCCTCTGTGATGCATTCTCCACATTACATCCCCAACTTAACTCTCTGGTCTCCAATATACACAAAACATCATTTTTGTTGTGTCAGGCTCTGTTTAAATCTGCAAAAAATATCACATATGGAAGCTAAGACAATTTCCCCTTTATTAGGCTGCATAAAGCATTCCAGTACCTATTCCATTCCTCTCTAACAAACTGAACATCCACCTTATTACATCCCAAAAGACATTTCAGCTATTGTAGGTTTAGCTTTCTGTAAAGAGTCAATTAAGTCCTCTAACAGTATAGGAAGTATCAATGCACTCATTGCTGATGACCCATatcttgggcatggctagatggggcgatatcccaaggatcgccccgggatcttccctgtgcatccacatggcgcacaggggatcctgggagcagggagggatgatccccccttttcccgggatatcaccctacccttctatcccaacttttcccatggtcccaggatgatcctgagactgcgggacgtgtggcctgGCATCTCGTTTTTGTCCCGGCTCgtcgcaagtaaccacgaggagccaggaaccgggggTGGAGTGAGGGGAGCGGGGCTATCCAGGAAGCGAATAGTacttctgtgtgaagaagtactatcCAGGGAGGAGCAAGCTGCAAAATATCTTAATAAAAAATCCACTGTTTTATCCAGATTCTCTTCTTGCGTCAACCTGATCATTTTGTTGTGAGAAGCGTACACAATATTTCTTCCCCCTTACACGCCTCCCATTCAATATTGCAGGAAGGAACTGAACCATCATTAATCTTAAAACATTCCTTAAGTATGGAATCTattcatgttttaaaattgtCGTAATTAAGAAGCAAAATATTTCTGTGCTAAATGCCAAAAGCTTTAACAAAATTAGGCCATTTAATTCCTACATGAAACAGAGCATGAGTTGAGATAACAATTGTATCAATATGACATGGTGTCACAGTTTGAAATAGAGAAGAagacccatcatcatcatcatcatcatcatcattatctaatCAAAAACAATGTTGGTGCACAGATGAAAAAAAGGATAATCcctttccacaagatgtagcaggCACTATACATCTATCGAATCTATTTTTTTCAGCATTGAATGAATTAGACTGAAAATTGTGAGGGGGATTTCTCCCGTCTAAAATTAAGTCAAAATCTCATTAAAAAGAGGCCCttgtttatcccaagctctggtgtctgtgtctttattccatgcttccttctccactcacaaaataaataaataaaatccccatCAATAAACAAATGGCCGTAAATAATAGCAGGCAGTTGACTAAAGCATTCATAAAACATGGCAGGTGAATCAGTCGATACCATATGCATTGCATTCACCATAGCGATTATCAAGTTAATTTGGCCACCAAAATAAGAAAGCTGGAAATTGCTCGTAATACTGATATTGGCTTATATactgccctggctatgggggtggtatataagtgtaataaataaataaataaataaatataggtgcATTTTTATGCATTAGAATAACCATACCTTTAGCTTTCTTAGAATCACTGCTGGCATAGACTTCCCCAACCCAATCTTTGCTAAGTCTGTTCTTGTCTTCCGCTAATGAGttacttgtttaaaaaaaaaaaaaaaagcaacatccATTTTAACTTCTTCAGTTTGGAAAGCATTTGTTTTCTCTTATTAGGAATGCCTAGTCCCCTAACATTTCAAGTAATGATGTTCAGAGAGATGGTATTTTACAAATCAGAGATAGCTCCAAATTTTTTCACATCTGAAACCACCATCCCACTCCATTACACCGTTTATCATGCCTAATAAAAATTTCACATGAACTACACTGTTTTGAAGACAACTTCCTTACACTTTAAAATGGAGACAAAAGACAGGTGGAAAGTGAAtaaggctcggagtgtggcaacaagggatagggccttttcggtggtggcccctagactgtggaataatctccctgatgaggctcgcctggcgccaaagctgctatcctttcggcgccaggttaagactttcctctttgcccaggcatatggcggcacatcataattacccacatgtttagtttttaatcggtttttaatgctttatgtgtgtatgttctgtgttttagagttttaaattttgtatacttgtttttacctcaattttagaatttctgtaaaccgcccagagagccctggctatgggagcggtatataagtttaataaataaaataaaataataaataaataaataaataaaatactgtagaTTCTTCTTCTTAGCTAACTCTTGAGATTTGGAGAATGTCCATTGTCAGTCCGCCACATCCTTCGTGTAATGTGGGAAGATCATTGTGTGCCGATTTTGCGTTTCCCATCTGAGTTTCCCTTCATCTCTCGCTGTTCTTAGAATAAATTCTCTCACAGTCAGTCTCGGAAATCTCACAATGAAAGGGCGTGACTCTTCAGATAACTGAGACAGAGGGGTTGAAATGTGATGTGCACGCTCAATATTTAGCTGATAATCATTTGGCAAATCCAGTAATTTGCACACGAAGGACTAATAAAAGATGAAGATTGACCTTGTTCAACCTTCTCCGGAATCCCAATAATTTGAAGGCTATAATGCGAGAATGACTCTCAAGCAGATTTACTTGAGTCTGCAACGCAGTGATAGGTTTCTGCAAGGCAGCCCACACAGAATCATGGTTGGCGATGCTATCTTCCAGCTGCGAGATTCTAGACTCTGTAGCATCTAATCTTGTGGAAATGCCATCCATCGAAGCTCATAGCAGCTTGATAGAATGTTTTATGCTTTTGAGATCCACAGCCATCATTTTAAGGAATGACATATCTTCTCCCTTGGATTCTTCTGAGATCCCTGTGGCTTCTGCATTTCGAGGAGATGAAGCTGGCACAGTATTCTCTAACCTGCCATTAAGTCAATTTAAATGCAAGTTTAGAATCACCAACATTACATTAACGAGAGGagtgaaaaggagaaaaataagtcCCCTGTTTTCAACTGTTGTAGCGTTTAAAACAGTTTTCATGATATAATAAGGCAGAGGCGCAGGAGAAAGCCAAAACACATCCAAATACACCGTCACCTCAACTGGAGGTGAGAGGCAACAAAACATAAGAAAAAAGCAAGAATAGTTTAGGAATTGATGAGATCCAGTTAAAAGAGACAGAGGTTTGCACTGTCCATataatttttatataaaaaagagtgGACTGGAGAATTCATCAGTCTAGTTTGACGTCTGtgaaatatatatgtatgtgtgttaaAATAATGCATTAAGAGAATAtgaaatagtaggggtgtgcagagtggttgAGGGTGGAGTTCTGCTGAGTGGGCTCTCCGTTCTGATTTCCAAAGGGAAGGGCCCCCGTCTCTTCACACCGCTGGATTACTCATCAGAAAACTGCTTCATTTTCAGAGAACTGCActattatcgtcaatgggaattaacaaaaatgcatacatctccattatttttaaagataaaaagatgaaacttatagaatcatagaatagtagagttggaaggggcctataaggccatcgagtccaaccccctgctcaatgcagaaatccaccctaaagcatccctgacagatggttgtccagctgcctcttgaaggcttctagtgtgggagagcccacaacctccctaggtaactggttccattgttgtactgctcgaaTAGTgacaaagtttttcctgatgtccagccggaatctgacttcctgtaacttggcaccctggtagctcttaagtagggcctttgccatgccaagtttaaagcagatacCTTCATTCcttgagttttattttttaaaattcccccctcaaaccattcaggagGAGGGGTCACAACTGCCTCCATgaaccccattcctccccccccattccccccatcCTTCTGCTTCCCCTAGTCACAGATGGGGAGAAAGCAGTTGTGGAGGGGGGCATTGTCTCCTTGCTCCAATTGCTTTTTTTGTACCCTTTATCTTTAACTGTGCTGCTCTGTGGGCTTGCGAAGGTGCCCCAGCGGCCAGTTGGCTTGCACAAGCGCCCCCTCCCACCTGTCCCAGCACACTGCGCTTggctccagtttttttaaaaacactttttctCTGAAgaaccaacagcagcagcagcggcagaatCAGCAGCAGAGAAAATGGCATGCCTAActttgggtggtgggtgggaactAGAAGaaacatctctccctctcccaacatggccagagccaacagcaaaaaaatgtgttctgcttgtgcacgagttttgaaaaaaatgtgtgctgcaatACATACTCAAACTAGacagactgtagaaaacacaacacagaactcacactaattattatatatatatatatatatatatatatatatatatatatggagtacacacacactatataacTAACAGCAGGCACTGGGGGTTGAAATGTAAAATAAGGTATTGGAATAGAAAGATaaagagttttgttttttttggtgtgtgtatatatatatatatttacggGGAgtagactggggccttagctagacctaaggtttattccgggattgtccaggggttatccctgttcatttaaatgacacacaggatatatcgggagcaggcagggacaaccccgggacgaccctgggataaactttaggtctagctaaggcctgggtaaCAGTAAAACGcacacactggggtggggtgcttTGAAGCAACTTGGATTCAAACACACTGACTGCGACAGACAAACTAGGATTTTGAAgcaggagctctctctctctctctctttcagcagctagaaatgaagcagacagagCAAACTGAGACTTCTATATCTTTCTCTCGgaatgtctcctcctcctcctcccttcccaacgCTCCAcgaggaatgagttccagggcgggACTCATTCCTCATGGAtttttatcatttgcaattccctccccctaagcaacgtgattggagggtgggggacagggaggagactgtggctattcgttagccacagatgtcaatctcaaaactccccccTCATATCTCTTggcgtcttcctaatatggaagttcACACCCCTATGAAATAGTAGACTTGGCAGTAAAGGAGATCATCTGAATAGGATGAATAGGATGATAGGCCTGAATAGGAATTGTATAGATGTGAACTTCCATGACATTAAAATATTGGTGTAActtgttgtgtgtttgtgtgtaactCACCTTAACTAAAGGTTAAGTTATCTAGTGCTTAATTATACAGGTATtcatgcatgtgtatgtgtttgcACATACAGACACACGTGTATCATGCTGGGCTGTGCCCAGGCTTTGGAATTCCCTCCTGAAGGGGGCACCTCTTCTTCTCTAATAATCTTTGATAGATAGTCAACTGCAGGAGATACAGGGGCCATTTTGTCCCCCCACTGCAACCTCCAACCACAGGCCACACtgggaagaaaataaataaatgttaaaaatggctttaacatttatttaatgttAATGGAGCTCCGTCCCCTCCATGCTCCATCCACTGTGCATTAGATAGTGATTAGCCTCTGAGG
This window encodes:
- the B3GALT1 gene encoding beta-1,3-galactosyltransferase 1 — protein: MASKVSCLYVLTVVCWASALWYLSITRPTSSYTVHKTYDSISLARKNVSFGNIRTRPINPHSFDFLINEPEKCEKNAPFLVILISTTHKDFDARQAIRETWGDENNFKGIKISTLFLLGKNTDPVLNQMVEQESQIFHDIIVEDFIDSYHNLTLKTLMGMRWVATFCSKAKYIMKTDSDIFVNMDNLIYKLLKPNTKPRRRYFTGYVINGGPIRDVRSKWYMPRDLYPDSNYPPFCSGTGYIFSADVAEMIYKTSLHTRLLHLEDVYVGLCLRKLGIHPFQNSGFNHWKMAYSLCRYRRVITVHQISPEEMHRIWNDMSSKKHLRC